The DNA segment GATCCTGATATGACATGAACAAAATCACCGTCGTAAACGCATCTTTAATATTCTGCACAAACTGTGAATTAGATACTAGTCATAGCTAGGTGcacaatttgtaaacaaattatgTCAAGGCATGGCAAGTCACGACAAGCAACACAATATTACATTTAAATCCTATTTTATGCCCAGCATAGCATATATACGTGATCCGCGTTTGTGTTAATTAGAGATCGGTTTAAAAGACATGTTGTATTATATCAAATGTAATGAATAAAAGGGCGCACCATGTACCTAGTACACATTACAATAATGCTTTCACTCACACTTATATGCAAACGACTGTCTAGAACGCAAGTTCGAATATTTAAGTATTTGTTACAATCAGATGAAATCATCTCTTGCAGCAACCTTCAGttatctttatttacatttattaagAAGCACAACAAAAGTCAGCCTAATTATATTTGCTACCGAGGACATCTGGCTATCATACATATTTAATAACacttcaaaacattaaatatcttttctgttaaaataaatgcatttaactttttttctcatCTTAAACCCGCACCAAGATCCGTCCTTTCCCATATTCGGCGACCGATTCGTCCGTATGTCACAGTATTCATTGCGAGGGGTACAAAATATTGTATAgcattaatttgtaaaataacCTTGCCTTGTTAAATATGGCGGCAAACATAACGCACATTCACATTaactttacttttttcattttaaacccATTCCATGCATTATTTAATTTACATATGTTGAATACAAAGCACTTCATAAATATAAGTATACGCATATAATATATACACAACTTTTACATATAACTTCCTGTCTGCAAAGGCTGATGATTTATTAGATCTAATGTTGATAGTGTTTACAGGTTGTCCGATGTCGTTCATGCTCCAGCAGGTCCACGCTCTCTGTTGCCGGATTACTATCACGCCATGTTGGTGACTTAACATAATTGCTCCGGCAGTCACATGCACTTTGGTTCTGGGTATGCAGAGATGACGAATGGAGATGCTCAGTCATTGTATTATTCCGTTTCGATGTAAATAAAGATTTTGGTTTGATTTGAAGTGACATTGAATCTGATTGGCTGACAGAGTCCATTTTGTTGTCACGTGGATATATATTAATATCTACCGGGCAGCAACATCTGAAAACGGCACGAATCTCAGCTCGAAATGCTTCGTTGAGCCAGCAGTAGATGAAAGGATTATAACACGTACTACTAAGAGCAATCCAGTGACAAACGAAGAATGCGTTGgcattataatgaaatatttttgtatctgGATGAATGTCAGTAAGGAAATGATACAAGTTCAATGGCATCCAGCATATTGCAAATACAATAACTACGATCATTAACATTTTAATGCTCTTCTTCTTGTGTTTCGATCTGCAGGCATGCTGATATGCTGTTACCGCACCAAGATCCGTCCTTTCCCATATTCGGCGAACGATTCGTCCGTATGTCACAGCAATCACTGCAAGGGGTATAAAATATTGTAGTATTATGGTAACAACCGTCAGACACTGTTCAAATTTTGGACTAGGATAATTAGAAGTACATCTTACGAATTTGGTTATGAGCACGTCGATTTCCCTTGGTTTACTGTAGATTCCGAACGGAAGTGAAAATATGACTGAAATAATCCATATTAGCGCAACCACAACCATACCCCCAGACTTCATGATCCGTGGACGTAACGGATACAGCAATACACGATGCCTGTCTAATGCAATAACTGTTAGTGTCAATGTGGAAGCATAGACGGACGTTATTAGCGACATATTCATTATGCGGCACATAGCATCACCGAACAACCACTCTTTCGTCAAATCTTTGGCAATATTAAAAGGGACATTAAGGGTTATGAGAAGTATATCTGATACTGCTAAATTTGCAATGAAGATATtagttacagtgcgcatgcgctTTCGACTGAATATTACATGACAGACAAGTATATTGCCAAACAGTGCCACTGCTGCAAGTATGCCATATGCTATAACCAGAGCAAGACTGCGTCCGATGATTTTCTCCTCAATATCTATATCTGTTCCATTTGAACCATtgataaatgcctttaaaatttTGTCTGGATCAGATTCTAACACTGCAAACATCTCGTCAATATTATTAAAGTCTGGTATTGTTTGTGGGGTCGGCATTTCGGAGATATGAAGTCAGTTTAAATGGAAATAAAGATGTTTCAACCAATATAAAGTGAAATCTGACTTACATTTTAGCACAGATTTCACTGCAAAGTCCCTTATTCGCTCAATATTAAAAAAGTGCAAATGATCAAATCTTCAAAGAAGATAGTACGTTTTGTTGTCCTTTACTGTACCATAAAACGTCACgtgaataaacatttaaaagAGCGTTTCACCACTTCACAAAGTTATGCCTTAATTGCAgtcaaatgaaatgaatgaacacGCCTGATGTATGCAGCTGCGGTAATATTCACTCTGTTCTCGCCTTGGACGAATCGCTCTGGAAATCTGCGCAACACGACGACACAATCAGTGGCATTAATTTGAGGGACAATCAAACGTTTTCAAACAGCTGTTTCTTTTAGGCAATGAATTTCGTCAGATGCTCCTGTTTGCTATAAGTGAACTTGACCCGAAATTTATTTCGCAGCTCAATAAGCAAATCTGAAAAATACAGgaataaaaatactaaaaacaaagattaatatcttaaaaattaattaattcatcTAAACTATTTTCATGACTGAGGGTTTTCTCCATCTTAAGCCATTTCAAGCAacagttatttttatttgattttttttttttctatttttaagtaACACAAAAATCTTTCACTATTTCAAAAAACTGCCACTCTgccgttttacttcatatttcaaTGGTCGAAAGGTCTACAATATTTAGAACCTATCAAAAAATGTTGCATCAGATGTTTAAAATGCGACCACAAAATTTTATCCTTCACAGCTCCCGCGTGCATCTGCATTttagttattttgtaaaaaaaaagatattatgtTTTAACTCGGAAACTTAGCATGTTTAACTACAAGAGAACATTATGAtatagtttttaaatataaaaaatgataaagaaaattcTGGTCAGTAGAAATATGGGGAAAAGTCGAAACATGATATACGAACTATTGTTCGGCCAGCGGTAAAACACCcagaaataaaattatacatCATCTCTACTACtgtgtattgtttttgttttaagatttgagaaaaaaaacatggtGAATAAGGTGACAAATTATTGAAACTATGAACGTAGaaataaaaggattttaaaaatcaTCTATCCATTCTTACGTACAATCCACCAATCAAATgtcttgaatatattttatttcttttgtctagGACCTTCCGtgtaataaaacatatcaaaagtccaaagtcataaaataataaggtggaaaaccacaggtcataaaGCCTTTCAGgatatatatgtaattatttatttaatagtcAATATTTCAAAACGTATATATACTCCAGCATATTCGCGTTTAAGCGAATCTTCACAAATTCCAATATTCCTATCCCAAaattaaacataacgttttattatatacctatataaattctgccAAAAAcactgcttgtatttcacaagtaaatatgagcaggcagaaaaaaattccgtattgtaccttttgtatcgcatgttgccggactacattcatttaatatgcatgacctgacacagcgcacacaaaaacttcactcaTTTTACCTTAACATCGACAAACAgtgaagatttcgttcgataacaaaacaacaaacaaaaagttggaggtatataataaaaatgtcattacaatagtagctagatcttggattttgtattcggctctcgtggattttgcaaggacggatcacaatcggggcttgcgcgcctcgtgagatccgcgatctggcaaaatccgcacgtgccgaatacagcatcccagatcgcgctactattataataaccctattatattctACACAACAAAATTTCAAACCTTCTTTATAGCTACTTTGTCCAATACCACGAAATTTACTTTATTCCGTCTTTCGGCTCTAAgcttttcattattatttactCTCTTCCGTTGTCTTAAGAGCACAGAATGTagaaaatacattatatttagAACTTAAACGATATGGTTTTCATCCACAATGCGAATTATTTGAAACCAAATATATCCAAGATTTCTAATCATGAATGATAACTGAAGACGTACAACATCGCACTGACTTTATTCTACAAATGGCATTTGTATTTATAATTGTGCGGTCTTAATCTATTTATATCAGGTTTATTCATTGGCCGAAAACTGTTCTCGAGCGTCTAATTTTACAACATAATTTACAGAGCATTTTGACTTCACAGTGTTACCCTACTAAAATTGTCGTTAATAACATTCACATTCGTTTACGTTATAAATAGTAAACAAAGATTGTAAGCATTTAAAATCGTTATCATCTGTCCTAACCTTTGATGAAAGACTACAAAATCACCAAAAAAGAACGATTTGGAATAAGCTTTGGAAAGTATACCGGATTCAACTATCTCTAATACTGAAGACTTCAAATTGCTTAGTTCAGGATGAGAAAACTTGTGATTTCTAAGTTACATGTTGGCACTTTTAAGATGGGTTATGGGTGCGGATCTTGAACGATGCGTTTGAATATCTGCGACTTCGAAAGTCTTCTTACTCCGACCTATTTTGTCTTGTGTAATTGCTTTTTCGAGACGCCATATCTTGTTACATGTTATTATGTAATAAGCATAACGTTTTGCTGTGATTGTAGCAGCAAAATTGTTTTAATGCAAATAATATTAAATTGCAgcttttaaatatgtaaaaacgTTTTAGCTTAATTGCTAAAAactaatttaaaagttatttggTCTTAAAAAAACATCGCATCCAATGCTTCTTGATTTCATCGTTCAATGAAAAACCTCTTCAAACGATAAATTGCGAAAGAAATAGGATTGAATTTCTGTCTTAACTGCTTTGGACTGTCATTCTTCAATGTTCAAAATAACGTTTGTACACGAAATAACGTTTGACATTGgctaattacaaaacaaaaatcagcaGGAAACgcaaattagaaaaaataatcataaaaaatatGAAGAGCAATTTACAATAAATGTATTGCAATTTCCTTAATTCATTTTAATCTATAATTACCCTTTAGATGATTTTGAGATGTTAAATTACCGTGCAAAAACACTTAAACATGCTTGATTCATTCCAATGCAGCATGTGGTCTATTAGGGCGTTACGGCGGAAAGAGctagtaaaattgaaaattcagcaaaaaagcGTTGACATCAATtcaagaaaaaacataaaaatctaGTTTTGAAATTTGTCAGGAAAGa comes from the Mercenaria mercenaria strain notata chromosome 9, MADL_Memer_1, whole genome shotgun sequence genome and includes:
- the LOC128559575 gene encoding G-protein coupled receptor 83-like, producing the protein MPTPQTIPDFNNIDEMFAVLESDPDKILKAFINGSNGTDIDIEEKIIGRSLALVIAYGILAAVALFGNILVCHVIFSRKRMRTVTNIFIANLAVSDILLITLNVPFNIAKDLTKEWLFGDAMCRIMNMSLITSVYASTLTLTVIALDRHRVLLYPLRPRIMKSGGMVVVALIWIISVIFSLPFGIYSKPREIDVLITKFVRCTSNYPSPKFEQCLTVVTIILQYFIPLAVIAVTYGRIVRRIWERTDLGAVTAYQHACRSKHKKKSIKMLMIVVIVFAICWMPLNLYHFLTDIHPDTKIFHYNANAFFVCHWIALSSTCYNPFIYCWLNEAFRAEIRAVFRCCCPVDINIYPRDNKMDSVSQSDSMSLQIKPKSLFTSKRNNTMTEHLHSSSLHTQNQSACDCRSNYVKSPTWRDSNPATESVDLLEHERHRTTCKHYQH